A window from Flavobacterium gyeonganense encodes these proteins:
- a CDS encoding thioredoxin domain-containing protein: MRFLSLLLIISCLIISCNNKQNNQENHKYTNDLIDETSPYLLQHAHNPVNWKAWNNETLEKAKKENKLIIISVGYSACHWCHVMEEESFENQAVAKLMNDNFISIKVDREERPDIDQIYMNAVQLMTGKGGWPLNCIALPDGRPIFGGTYFTKEEWTKALTEISDLYRNNPQKAIEYADKLVKGIKELQLITVNNDEASFKKLDVFKTVKSWQKDLDYKEGGLVGETKFPMPGTLNFLLRYSIQNNDKSIEKYVETTLTKMADGGIYDAIGGGFSRYSVDTKWHIPHFEKMLYDNAQLVSLYSDAYLVTKNESYKKAVHETLDFVERELMASNGAFYSSLDADSKNKEGKLEEGAYYIWTKEELQFLLKSDYALFQKYFNINENGLWENQKYVLFKNQSDKDFAISNKLNLKELEAKVKNWKQIVLTARNKRSRPHLDNKTLTSWNALMIKGYVSAYRAFKNPHYKQIALKNASFIVNNQLKKDGSLNHSYKEGKSTITGFSEDYATVADAFIAIYQITLDEQWLRKARQLTDYAMKHFWDKKSNMFYFTSGSSASLIARKMEIADNVIPGSNSIFANNLFHLGHYYSNDVYAKTAERMLNNIKNDVLQSPAEYYNWLNLMLNYTDNYFEVAISGKAAMTKAVQFQNYYLPNILIAGSTKESSLPILKDRFVDNETYIYVCVNKACKKPEKEVSTAVTKIKNSL; the protein is encoded by the coding sequence ATGCGTTTTTTATCCCTTTTATTAATCATTTCGTGTCTTATTATCAGCTGTAATAACAAACAGAATAATCAGGAAAATCATAAATATACCAATGACCTCATTGATGAAACGAGTCCATATCTTTTACAGCATGCACATAATCCGGTAAATTGGAAAGCATGGAATAATGAAACCCTTGAAAAAGCAAAGAAAGAAAACAAACTCATTATTATTTCTGTAGGTTATTCGGCATGTCATTGGTGTCATGTGATGGAAGAAGAGAGTTTTGAAAACCAAGCTGTAGCGAAATTAATGAACGATAATTTTATCAGTATAAAAGTAGACAGGGAGGAGCGTCCTGATATTGACCAAATCTACATGAATGCAGTACAATTGATGACAGGAAAAGGTGGTTGGCCATTAAACTGTATTGCGCTTCCTGATGGTCGTCCTATTTTTGGAGGAACATATTTTACAAAAGAGGAGTGGACTAAAGCGCTGACTGAAATCTCTGATTTGTATAGAAACAATCCCCAAAAAGCTATTGAATACGCAGATAAATTAGTAAAGGGAATTAAGGAATTACAATTAATTACAGTCAATAACGATGAAGCCAGTTTTAAAAAATTAGATGTTTTTAAAACTGTAAAATCATGGCAGAAGGATTTGGATTATAAAGAGGGGGGATTAGTTGGTGAAACCAAATTTCCAATGCCGGGTACATTAAATTTTTTGCTTAGATACAGTATTCAGAATAATGATAAATCCATTGAAAAATATGTAGAAACGACACTTACCAAAATGGCTGACGGAGGAATTTATGATGCGATTGGTGGAGGCTTTTCAAGATATTCAGTAGATACAAAATGGCATATTCCTCATTTTGAAAAAATGCTGTACGATAATGCACAGTTAGTAAGTTTATACTCTGATGCATATCTGGTTACCAAAAATGAGTCATATAAAAAAGCAGTTCATGAAACACTGGATTTTGTAGAGAGGGAGCTTATGGCTTCTAACGGTGCTTTTTATTCTTCTTTAGATGCAGACAGTAAAAATAAGGAAGGAAAATTAGAAGAAGGGGCGTATTATATCTGGACCAAAGAGGAGTTACAGTTTTTATTAAAATCGGATTATGCTCTTTTTCAAAAATATTTTAATATTAATGAAAACGGGTTATGGGAGAATCAGAAATATGTTTTGTTTAAAAATCAATCAGATAAAGATTTTGCGATAAGTAATAAATTGAATCTGAAAGAACTGGAAGCCAAAGTAAAAAACTGGAAGCAAATAGTATTAACAGCCAGAAACAAAAGATCCCGGCCTCATTTGGACAATAAAACCCTTACTTCCTGGAATGCTTTAATGATAAAAGGATACGTTAGTGCTTATCGTGCATTCAAAAATCCGCATTACAAGCAAATCGCATTAAAAAACGCCAGTTTTATTGTAAATAACCAGCTTAAAAAAGATGGAAGTTTAAATCACAGTTATAAAGAGGGAAAAAGTACTATCACTGGTTTTTCTGAAGATTATGCCACAGTTGCAGATGCATTTATTGCAATTTATCAGATTACATTAGATGAACAATGGTTACGCAAAGCCAGGCAATTAACAGATTATGCGATGAAACACTTTTGGGATAAAAAATCAAATATGTTTTATTTTACGTCTGGCAGTTCGGCAAGTCTAATTGCTAGGAAGATGGAAATTGCTGACAATGTGATTCCAGGATCAAATTCAATTTTTGCCAATAATTTATTTCACTTGGGGCATTATTATTCTAATGATGTATATGCCAAAACAGCTGAAAGAATGCTAAATAATATAAAAAATGATGTATTGCAGTCACCAGCAGAATATTATAACTGGTTGAATTTAATGCTGAATTATACCGATAATTATTTTGAAGTTGCCATTTCGGGAAAAGCTGCTATGACTAAAGCAGTTCAGTTTCAAAATTACTATTTGCCCAATATTCTTATAGCCGGTTCTACAAAAGAAAGTAGTCTTCCAATTTTAAAGGATCGTTTTGTAGATAATGAAACCTATATCTACGTTTGTGTAAATAAAGCTTGTAAGAAACCCGAAAAAGAGGTCAGTACAGCTGTTACTAAAATAAAAAATAGTTTATAA
- a CDS encoding MFS transporter: protein MVLVTILVFITLSLKGGMYVFYFKYYLDPAAQTLFLKDIGFTAFIDSVNNLLTGIGLTDLQWPKDVPTTAFSLFNAGGILFMIFGIMFSKSLANAFGKRNIYITFIFLSAISLLLFNFYSKTAITMVFVTQLIHGFIYGITIPLLWAMIADVADYSEWKNNRRATATIFSAMIFGLKIGISIGGALGAAFLSKYGYVAEEVHQVSAALEGIKLSISIYPGFIFIISAVLLCFYVIDKDMEIEIENDLRERREK, encoded by the coding sequence ATGGTATTAGTTACTATTTTGGTTTTTATAACCTTGTCCTTAAAGGGCGGAATGTATGTTTTTTATTTTAAATATTATTTAGACCCTGCTGCACAAACTCTTTTTTTAAAGGATATTGGCTTTACTGCATTTATTGATTCAGTGAATAATTTGCTAACTGGAATTGGATTAACAGATCTTCAGTGGCCAAAAGATGTTCCTACTACTGCCTTTAGTCTTTTTAATGCTGGTGGAATTCTTTTTATGATTTTTGGAATTATGTTTTCAAAATCACTTGCAAATGCATTTGGAAAAAGAAATATTTACATCACCTTCATATTTTTATCAGCTATAAGCTTATTGCTTTTTAATTTTTACAGCAAAACAGCTATTACAATGGTTTTTGTTACGCAATTAATACACGGATTTATTTATGGCATAACAATTCCGTTATTATGGGCAATGATCGCTGATGTAGCGGATTATAGCGAATGGAAAAACAACCGAAGAGCAACAGCAACAATTTTTTCGGCAATGATTTTCGGATTAAAGATAGGAATAAGTATTGGAGGTGCTTTGGGAGCCGCTTTTTTATCCAAATATGGTTATGTAGCAGAAGAAGTTCATCAGGTATCAGCAGCTCTTGAAGGAATTAAATTATCAATAAGTATTTATCCTGGTTTTATATTTATTATAAGTGCTGTTTTATTGTGCTTTTATGTAATTGATAAAGATATGGAAATTGAAATTGAAAATGATTTAAGAGAAAGAAGAGAGAAGTAA
- a CDS encoding hybrid sensor histidine kinase/response regulator transcription factor, which translates to MLPQKCFRICVILFFTIHCLFSQNTFENYQFRLVSKETSKSGIYTIAQDQSGVIWIGTNGAGLYKFDGVNYVAYEQNSKITNSINSNLIYVIYVDKRNRLWVGTDEGLCLYNRNLNTFENIEIQKKTGNETVISVKSIIEDNNGNLFLGTFNGGLLKLNTNTRKITSIKLDIPNSENCLINCLAKDKNGTIYLGTNFGLKVVDPIRNKIKKVKINYADQLLKGTLVSMCIDSKQNLWIGNGYKGLVKVDLNQKTKQAILYPITTKRIMSILATDPKTILCATENDGLIIVDDKGDIQKKYVNSKFNSRSLSSNSVWSLFLDKEKRIWLGYYNKGLGVFDKINSKVNIIESLPGNPQSLQTSCVTGIAKDSEGQLWISMEGGGVDVYNPKTKLFRHITKSDTSLYSGLTNDNITNVFIDKNQDIWLSSWNEGIFVLKKGSRNFINYNTKNTPGLTSDNIMSIAQDSRGVIWIGTFAKGLHYYTPSDGKFHHCDSKPFYTNGLTNLDIRKVIADSDNAVWVGSTTGLYKVNTDDFVTFSVTSFRNKMSEKLKNHKSTHTINTLYQASNKEIWIGTDGAGLFSYNKKTDVLKWYINFKGLHEKSISSISESNDGSIWISGKKGITKLDLKNKISLNYSTYDGLLGNDFNNNSVLKDKNGLLYFGSYEGVNYFDPASLVRSKKQLPIYLTDLKLFNKSVAPLEKNSPLIKVLSETKKIILKHDQSVFTIDFIAINYSFPARNEFAYYLEGFEDSWNYVGSKRSATYTNLAPGNYVFKVKASEKNGVWNTKPLELKMEILPPWWKTSFAYLFYSLLLFAAVHFANQYYQNRFKQKQMIEFEQKKAIQIEKLNNKKLQFFTNISHEFRTPLTLILNPLGDIIKNNSTELPEGVVSKLKTIQKSSDRLSRLINELMDFNQLQFNQMTIKLQFIEIISFTKEIVSYFDEEASSRGIHLQFESNKTSLKDWIDPKMFEKIIFNVVSNAFKVTPDNGKIKVKIVVNEEFINFPMINSTNTYPSFEIIVEDNGAGLDKKDIKKIFDRFYQVNNLNKAYYGSTGIGLEVVRGFVELHKGMIEVESELGVGTTFKLIFPVGKDFFNENEISLEEYKKEKKISYTPVIEKTEDQSQDDQEKQDRIYTILIVEDNVELRNYLKNELKKEYKVLVAENGQVGLELALQKLPDLILTDVIMPVMSGLELCKNIKSNLKTSHIPLMMLSAKALIKDKLEGIDSGADMYLSKPFDMDILRSSLVQLINSRQIMFNKFYNGITPKAKEKTTTLDNEFIKNTLNYINENISEPELSVEVLASKVFLSRSQLYRKIKTLTGVSVNEFIRNVRLEKAKELIELGNDNITEISYKVGFSSPSYFTKCYKEKYGYLPTHNNKQ; encoded by the coding sequence ATGCTTCCACAAAAATGTTTTAGAATCTGTGTCATCTTATTCTTTACAATTCATTGTTTGTTTTCTCAAAATACATTTGAAAACTACCAGTTTAGACTCGTAAGTAAAGAAACTTCCAAGAGCGGCATTTACACCATTGCACAGGATCAGTCCGGAGTTATCTGGATTGGCACAAACGGAGCTGGTCTATACAAATTCGATGGAGTTAACTATGTGGCTTATGAGCAAAACTCTAAAATAACCAATTCTATTAATAGCAATTTAATTTACGTTATTTACGTAGATAAGCGCAACCGATTGTGGGTAGGCACAGACGAAGGTTTATGCCTGTATAACAGAAATTTGAATACTTTTGAGAATATTGAAATTCAAAAGAAAACCGGAAACGAAACGGTAATTTCTGTTAAAAGTATTATAGAAGATAATAATGGAAATCTTTTTTTGGGAACATTTAATGGCGGCCTATTAAAACTAAATACAAATACCCGAAAAATTACTTCAATAAAACTGGACATCCCAAATTCAGAAAATTGCCTTATTAATTGTCTTGCAAAAGATAAAAATGGTACGATCTATTTAGGAACTAATTTTGGCCTGAAAGTAGTTGATCCAATAAGAAATAAAATCAAAAAAGTTAAAATCAACTATGCCGATCAACTGCTTAAAGGGACTTTAGTATCGATGTGCATTGACAGTAAACAAAATTTATGGATTGGTAATGGTTATAAAGGGCTGGTAAAAGTAGACTTAAATCAGAAGACCAAACAAGCTATATTGTATCCCATAACCACAAAAAGAATTATGTCTATACTGGCAACAGACCCTAAAACTATTTTGTGTGCCACAGAAAACGATGGGCTAATTATTGTAGATGATAAGGGCGATATCCAGAAAAAATATGTCAACAGCAAATTCAATAGCCGCAGTTTAAGCTCAAACTCTGTCTGGTCATTATTTTTAGATAAAGAAAAAAGAATCTGGCTGGGTTATTATAACAAAGGTCTTGGCGTTTTTGATAAGATAAACAGCAAAGTAAATATTATAGAAAGTCTCCCGGGAAATCCCCAATCATTACAAACTAGTTGTGTGACCGGTATCGCAAAGGATAGTGAAGGCCAGTTATGGATTTCTATGGAAGGCGGCGGTGTTGATGTTTATAATCCGAAAACTAAACTTTTTAGACATATTACAAAATCTGATACCAGCCTGTATTCAGGATTAACCAATGACAATATCACAAACGTATTTATAGATAAAAATCAGGACATTTGGTTATCAAGCTGGAATGAGGGCATTTTTGTTTTAAAAAAAGGCAGCAGAAATTTTATTAATTACAATACAAAAAATACTCCTGGTTTGACTTCAGACAATATTATGAGTATTGCTCAGGATTCCAGAGGTGTTATCTGGATAGGTACTTTTGCGAAAGGGCTTCATTATTATACGCCATCAGATGGAAAATTTCACCATTGCGACTCTAAACCATTTTATACAAATGGCCTGACTAATTTAGATATCAGAAAAGTGATTGCTGATTCTGACAATGCTGTTTGGGTGGGTTCAACAACAGGTCTCTACAAAGTTAATACGGATGATTTTGTCACTTTTTCAGTAACTTCTTTTCGGAATAAAATGTCTGAAAAGCTTAAAAATCATAAAAGTACACATACCATCAACACCTTATATCAAGCCAGCAACAAAGAAATCTGGATTGGTACTGATGGTGCCGGACTATTTAGCTACAATAAAAAAACAGATGTATTAAAATGGTATATTAATTTCAAGGGACTACATGAAAAATCTATTTCGTCCATTTCTGAATCGAATGACGGATCTATTTGGATAAGTGGCAAAAAAGGAATTACCAAACTTGATTTAAAAAACAAAATTTCACTCAATTATTCTACATATGATGGATTGCTTGGAAACGACTTTAATAATAATTCTGTCCTAAAAGATAAAAATGGACTGCTTTATTTTGGAAGCTACGAAGGCGTAAATTACTTTGATCCTGCAAGTTTAGTCAGAAGCAAAAAACAGCTTCCAATTTACCTGACTGATTTAAAACTTTTTAACAAGTCAGTAGCGCCACTCGAAAAAAATTCACCCCTGATTAAAGTATTATCAGAAACAAAAAAAATAATCCTTAAACATGATCAGTCTGTATTTACAATTGATTTCATTGCTATAAATTATTCTTTTCCTGCCAGAAATGAATTTGCTTATTATTTAGAGGGATTTGAAGATTCATGGAATTATGTTGGCAGTAAACGTTCTGCCACTTACACTAACTTAGCACCAGGCAATTATGTTTTTAAGGTTAAAGCATCAGAAAAAAATGGGGTGTGGAATACCAAACCATTAGAATTAAAAATGGAAATTTTACCACCCTGGTGGAAAACATCTTTTGCTTATCTTTTTTATTCCTTATTATTATTCGCTGCAGTCCATTTTGCAAATCAATACTATCAAAATCGTTTTAAACAAAAACAAATGATAGAGTTTGAACAGAAAAAAGCGATTCAAATTGAAAAATTAAATAATAAAAAATTACAATTCTTTACCAATATATCACATGAGTTCAGGACTCCGCTTACTTTAATTTTAAATCCATTAGGAGATATAATAAAAAATAACAGTACAGAATTACCTGAAGGTGTGGTAAGTAAATTAAAAACTATTCAAAAAAGTTCAGACAGGCTTTCCAGATTAATTAATGAATTAATGGATTTCAACCAATTGCAGTTTAACCAAATGACGATTAAGCTTCAGTTTATTGAGATTATAAGCTTTACGAAAGAAATCGTCAGTTATTTTGATGAGGAAGCATCCAGCAGGGGTATTCATCTGCAGTTTGAGTCCAACAAAACATCTTTAAAAGACTGGATAGACCCTAAAATGTTCGAGAAAATTATTTTTAATGTAGTCTCAAATGCTTTTAAAGTTACTCCCGATAATGGAAAAATAAAGGTAAAAATAGTGGTGAATGAGGAATTTATAAATTTTCCGATGATCAATTCCACCAACACTTATCCTTCATTTGAAATTATTGTGGAAGATAACGGCGCGGGACTTGACAAAAAAGATATTAAGAAAATATTTGACCGTTTTTATCAGGTCAACAACTTAAATAAGGCTTATTATGGAAGTACCGGAATAGGATTAGAAGTTGTACGCGGATTTGTGGAACTACATAAAGGAATGATTGAAGTAGAAAGTGAATTGGGAGTTGGCACCACTTTCAAACTAATATTTCCCGTTGGGAAAGATTTTTTTAATGAGAACGAAATATCATTAGAGGAATATAAAAAAGAGAAAAAGATAAGCTATACACCAGTAATTGAAAAAACAGAGGATCAATCACAAGATGATCAGGAAAAGCAAGATCGGATTTATACTATTTTGATTGTTGAAGACAATGTAGAACTTCGAAATTATTTAAAAAACGAACTCAAAAAAGAATATAAAGTTTTAGTCGCTGAAAACGGTCAGGTTGGTTTGGAATTAGCTTTGCAAAAATTGCCTGACTTAATTTTAACAGATGTAATTATGCCTGTAATGAGTGGCCTGGAATTGTGCAAAAATATCAAGTCCAATTTAAAAACAAGTCATATTCCATTAATGATGCTATCTGCTAAAGCCCTGATTAAAGATAAATTAGAAGGTATTGATTCTGGTGCGGATATGTACCTGAGTAAACCCTTTGACATGGACATTTTGAGATCAAGTCTGGTACAATTAATCAACAGCAGGCAGATTATGTTTAACAAATTCTACAATGGAATTACGCCAAAAGCAAAAGAAAAAACAACTACCTTAGATAACGAATTTATAAAAAACACCCTGAATTACATTAATGAAAACATTAGTGAACCCGAGCTAAGCGTTGAAGTTTTGGCTTCGAAAGTATTTTTGAGCAGAAGTCAGTTGTATCGAAAAATTAAAACGCTAACGGGTGTATCTGTAAATGAATTTATACGTAACGTTCGTTTAGAAAAAGCAAAAGAACTAATAGAACTGGGCAATGATAATATAACAGAGATTAGTTATAAGGTTGGCTTTAGTTCTCCTTCCTATTTTACAAAATGCTATAAAGAAAAATACGGATATCTACCAACACATAATAATAAACAATAA
- a CDS encoding SusC/RagA family TonB-linked outer membrane protein — protein sequence MLKLKFAIIALLIVSTQNVMAQTKTIKGVVTDPSGVPLPGASINVQGSKNSASTDFDGNYALQGVSATDKITFSYVGLTSKTVTVGEQTVINIKLAESTQTLNEVVVAYGTQKRTKVTGAVSTVNSKDIVAVPITNAESALQGRAAGVSVVNGSPGSSPTVKIRGLATMNNSDPLYVVDGVLVGNLSGLNPNDIESMSVLKDASTTALYGSKAFNGVIMVTTKKGKKGPGQLTFSSYVGSQTVTKRYDVLNTQQYLKYANDLGSNLTARAAEFGNINTDWQDQIFQSGLMQDYNLSFSNGSENSSSRYSAGYLKQEGTLIGTGFERYSFRANNTQTIGKLSVGSNIGVSFSTTNPERSAGGRTLLEHAIKMAPYLPVYNSSNLGGYQGPSAADGQDAENPVRVANHGYQKVNGVSIIGNIFAELEIYKGLKFRSQVSLDYYSTRDHTFVPSFRDGSAHFQDYSTTAEINSQGQTIVFDNGLTYKTTIADKHNIEVLGVITKIENKSRNVTAGSRNLISDEIDQLSLQNANLSSNNFETNNLGYIARINYDYDDKYLFAVSGRRDGSSRFGANKRFGNFYSVALGWNIAKERFMENSIFSTLKLRASTGTTGNDKIEDYRYSSSLATNYTYPFNGQAGIGTTSGSAANPDLQWESKLDRNIGLDFGLFDETITGSVEYFNNKSSDILFAVPLAASTGSPGGTQIRNIADVKVSGYEVTLGYNDRKGDFTWSATANLGTSKNEVTYLAPGVTSVLGGPSGRAGLEQFSRLEVGQPLFYFWGYQTNGIYQNQAEVDAVLVPGQTTFQPGDIRFVDRNGDKVINSQDKTNIGNPYPDFTYGLNLTAAYKKFDFNCFISGVSGNDVFNSNKFDLEAMQRLFNSGTQVLDRAVVVNGSVTNPSATLPRALGASQNWASASQRYVEDGSYTRLKNITIGYTFSGDAFAKYFSNIRFYVSGQNLITITNYSGLDPEIARVDANSNSAGIDIGRYPQPKSVIFGLEVTF from the coding sequence ATGTTAAAATTGAAATTTGCAATAATCGCATTGCTTATAGTTAGCACTCAGAATGTGATGGCACAAACTAAAACCATAAAAGGTGTCGTTACGGATCCTTCCGGGGTTCCATTGCCTGGTGCCAGTATTAATGTACAAGGATCCAAAAATAGTGCATCAACTGATTTTGATGGTAACTACGCATTACAAGGAGTTAGTGCGACAGACAAAATAACATTTTCCTACGTTGGATTAACTTCAAAAACAGTCACCGTTGGAGAACAGACTGTTATCAATATCAAATTAGCAGAATCAACACAGACCTTAAATGAAGTTGTTGTAGCTTACGGTACTCAAAAGAGAACTAAAGTTACCGGAGCAGTTTCAACGGTTAACTCAAAAGATATTGTAGCAGTGCCTATTACTAATGCTGAATCGGCTTTACAAGGTAGAGCTGCTGGGGTTAGTGTAGTAAATGGTTCACCAGGTTCAAGCCCTACGGTTAAAATTCGTGGATTAGCCACAATGAATAATAGTGATCCTTTATATGTTGTTGATGGGGTTTTAGTAGGTAACTTATCAGGATTAAATCCAAACGATATTGAATCTATGTCTGTCTTGAAAGATGCTTCAACAACGGCATTATATGGCTCAAAGGCTTTTAATGGAGTTATCATGGTAACTACTAAAAAAGGAAAAAAAGGTCCTGGTCAATTAACTTTTAGTTCTTATGTTGGGAGCCAAACTGTTACCAAAAGATATGATGTTTTAAACACACAGCAATATCTTAAGTATGCAAACGATTTAGGAAGTAACTTAACTGCAAGAGCAGCCGAGTTTGGCAATATAAATACCGATTGGCAGGATCAAATATTTCAGAGTGGATTAATGCAGGATTATAATTTAAGTTTCTCAAATGGTTCTGAAAATTCTTCAAGTAGATATTCTGCAGGATATTTAAAACAAGAAGGTACCTTAATTGGGACCGGTTTTGAACGCTATTCTTTCCGTGCTAATAACACACAAACAATTGGTAAACTAAGCGTTGGAAGTAATATAGGAGTATCCTTTAGTACTACTAATCCGGAGCGTAGTGCAGGAGGAAGAACTTTATTAGAGCATGCTATTAAAATGGCTCCATATTTACCAGTTTACAATTCCAGTAATTTAGGCGGATATCAGGGTCCTTCAGCAGCTGATGGACAAGATGCTGAAAATCCTGTACGTGTGGCCAATCATGGATACCAAAAAGTTAACGGAGTATCTATAATTGGGAACATCTTCGCAGAATTAGAAATATACAAAGGGTTAAAATTCAGATCACAGGTTTCTTTAGATTATTACTCAACCAGAGATCATACATTTGTGCCTAGTTTCCGTGATGGATCAGCACATTTTCAGGATTACTCCACAACTGCAGAAATAAATTCTCAGGGGCAGACTATTGTGTTTGATAATGGTTTAACTTATAAGACTACCATTGCAGATAAACATAATATTGAAGTATTAGGGGTAATAACCAAAATTGAGAATAAAAGCCGAAATGTAACCGCAGGAAGCCGTAACTTAATTTCTGATGAAATTGATCAGTTAAGTCTTCAGAATGCTAACTTAAGTTCAAATAATTTTGAGACAAACAATTTAGGTTATATCGCTCGTATTAATTATGATTATGATGATAAATATCTTTTTGCAGTTTCAGGACGTAGAGATGGTTCGTCGCGATTTGGAGCTAATAAACGCTTTGGTAATTTCTACTCTGTCGCTTTAGGGTGGAATATTGCCAAAGAAAGGTTTATGGAAAATTCTATTTTTAGTACTTTAAAACTTAGAGCTTCTACAGGAACAACAGGAAATGATAAGATTGAAGATTATCGTTACAGCTCAAGTTTAGCTACTAATTATACATATCCATTTAATGGACAGGCAGGAATAGGAACAACTTCAGGAAGCGCTGCTAATCCAGATTTGCAATGGGAGTCTAAACTAGACAGAAACATAGGTTTGGATTTTGGTTTATTCGATGAAACAATCACAGGATCTGTTGAATATTTTAACAATAAAAGTAGTGATATCCTTTTTGCAGTACCACTTGCAGCATCTACTGGTTCTCCAGGAGGAACACAAATACGTAATATTGCAGATGTAAAAGTAAGCGGATACGAAGTAACATTGGGTTATAATGACAGAAAAGGTGATTTTACCTGGTCTGCAACAGCTAATTTAGGCACCAGCAAAAACGAGGTTACCTATTTAGCACCAGGTGTAACTAGTGTTTTAGGCGGTCCATCAGGAAGAGCTGGTTTAGAGCAATTCTCAAGATTAGAAGTTGGTCAGCCGTTATTTTATTTCTGGGGTTATCAAACCAATGGAATTTATCAAAATCAGGCAGAAGTCGATGCGGTTTTAGTTCCGGGGCAAACTACCTTCCAGCCAGGTGACATTAGATTTGTTGATCGTAATGGAGACAAAGTAATCAATTCACAAGATAAAACAAACATTGGAAATCCATATCCTGATTTCACATACGGTTTAAACCTTACAGCAGCATATAAAAAATTCGATTTTAACTGCTTTATTAGTGGAGTATCCGGGAATGATGTTTTTAACTCAAATAAATTCGACTTAGAAGCAATGCAGCGTTTGTTTAATTCTGGCACACAAGTTTTAGACAGAGCAGTTGTTGTAAATGGTAGCGTTACTAATCCATCTGCTACATTGCCAAGAGCACTTGGTGCAAGTCAAAACTGGGCATCAGCCAGTCAGCGATATGTTGAAGATGGCTCTTATACCAGATTAAAAAATATCACCATAGGATATACATTTTCAGGAGATGCATTTGCTAAATATTTTTCTAACATAAGATTTTATGTAAGTGGGCAAAACCTTATCACTATTACAAATTATTCTGGTCTTGATCCTGAAATTGCACGTGTGGATGCAAATTCAAATTCAGCAGGTATTGATATAGGAAGATATCCACAACCAAAATCAGTAATTTTTGGTCTTGAAGTTACATTTTAA